In the Campylobacter concisus ATCC 51562 genome, one interval contains:
- a CDS encoding GatB/YqeY domain-containing protein translates to MSIREQILADIKEAMKAKDEFKRDTLRTLNAALKQVEVDQRIEMTDEVVLPLLQKEIKKRADSVELYIKGAREDLAKKEQGEIELIKAYLPAQLSDEELKEKIKKIIERVGKNLGAVMKMAKDEIGASAEAKRISMIAKELLA, encoded by the coding sequence ATGAGTATAAGAGAGCAAATTTTAGCTGATATAAAAGAGGCTATGAAGGCAAAAGATGAGTTTAAAAGAGATACTTTAAGAACGCTAAATGCAGCACTTAAGCAGGTCGAAGTCGATCAAAGGATCGAAATGACTGATGAAGTGGTACTTCCACTACTTCAAAAGGAGATCAAAAAGAGGGCTGACTCGGTTGAGCTTTATATAAAAGGTGCTAGAGAGGATTTGGCTAAAAAAGAGCAGGGCGAGATTGAGCTTATTAAGGCATATTTGCCAGCACAACTAAGCGATGAAGAGCTTAAAGAAAAAATAAAAAAGATTATTGAAAGAGTTGGTAAAAATTTAGGCGCTGTAATGAAAATGGCAAAAGATGAGATCGGAGCAAGTGCTGAAGCAAAACGCATAAGTATGATCGCAAAAGAGCTTTTGGCTTAA
- a CDS encoding phosphatase: protein MVIAIDLGSNTFRVALVKKEQNGFSNEQIYEKIVGAARGLNESGKIADESKNRLFEAIAEAKSKFGFDKFKCVAVATEAFRVASNSEEIFSEIREKFGINFHLISGEAEAKLTFLGVQNAFKKLRINENFSVIDIGGASSEIGEDGNFMSFKFGIITFFEKFKTLDLMQENAKIYTKDAKEFLNSLRNRFIVLTSGVPTTIAALRLGLNYENYDPKKVSGFELKNDDLAWFMDELLKMDDISADVAVGRNRKYPLIAGTLLLEELLIGQEAKFLVIDDGLREGVGVAYLQGKFQEIITNF, encoded by the coding sequence TTGGTTATAGCGATCGATCTTGGCTCAAACACATTTCGCGTAGCACTTGTCAAAAAAGAGCAAAATGGCTTTAGTAATGAGCAAATTTATGAAAAGATAGTAGGAGCTGCTAGAGGGCTAAATGAAAGTGGCAAGATAGCAGATGAGTCTAAAAATAGGCTCTTTGAAGCGATAGCGGAGGCTAAAAGTAAATTTGGTTTTGATAAATTTAAATGCGTAGCAGTCGCAACTGAGGCTTTTAGGGTGGCGTCAAATAGTGAGGAAATTTTTAGCGAGATAAGAGAGAAATTTGGTATAAATTTTCATCTAATAAGCGGCGAAGCTGAAGCAAAACTTACATTTTTGGGTGTTCAAAATGCTTTTAAAAAGCTTAGAATAAATGAAAATTTTAGCGTCATTGACATCGGTGGAGCAAGCTCAGAGATCGGTGAAGATGGAAATTTCATGAGCTTTAAATTTGGCATTATTACATTTTTTGAGAAATTTAAAACGCTTGATTTAATGCAAGAAAATGCAAAAATTTATACAAAAGATGCAAAAGAATTTTTAAATAGCTTAAGAAATAGATTTATCGTGCTGACTTCTGGCGTACCAACTACTATCGCAGCGTTACGACTTGGACTTAACTACGAGAACTATGATCCAAAAAAAGTAAGTGGATTTGAGCTTAAAAATGACGATCTTGCCTGGTTTATGGATGAGCTTTTAAAGATGGATGATATAAGCGCTGACGTAGCGGTTGGAAGAAACAGAAAGTATCCACTCATCGCTGGAACGCTGCTTTTAGAGGAGCTTTTAATCGGGCAAGAAGCAAAATTTTTAGTTATTGACGATGGGCTTAGAGAGGGTGTTGGGGTGGCCTATCTGCAAGGAAAATTTCAAGAAATTATCACAAATTTTTAG
- a CDS encoding inorganic phosphate transporter: MLRDNLLAFVIFAICSVGFFVWGYQYIPTNNYFLFLIAGMFGLFMAFNIGGNDVANSFGTSVGAKTLTLKQALVIAAIFELSGAIFAGSEVTNTIRNEIVKFPSDLNPMKFVIIMISALLSSGLWLFYASKKGLPVSTTHSIVGGIVGAGLAMGFMIKDPEPFSMVSWSEIGRIAVSWVISPLLGGVMSYVIFGYVKSKIIEPTHELKMNLKALKAERKAYKESFIKALKTKPAEEQIATLSKIAVIDEDEIETTEYSEYRSKIRIMKDSEKEIDTFKAMKKHIPIIAGFAAMVISSMMLFKGLEHINLAFSIIQTVWIIFVIGALAYLASLAIINVMSKNDSEKSINRIFSWFQIFTASSFAFSHGANDIANAVGPFAAVLDVLKTGSINESSPIPSIAMVTFGISLVVGLWFLGKEVITTIGSKLAEILPTTGFSAELASSIVILLATKLGIPVSSTHILIGAVLGIGIVNKNANWKMVRPIILAWLITLPAAAISSAIFYFALAKFLGV, from the coding sequence TTGCTTCGAGATAACTTATTGGCATTTGTTATTTTTGCAATTTGTAGCGTTGGATTTTTCGTTTGGGGCTATCAATACATCCCGACAAATAACTACTTTTTATTCTTGATCGCTGGCATGTTTGGTCTTTTTATGGCCTTTAATATCGGTGGAAATGACGTTGCAAACAGCTTTGGCACAAGCGTCGGCGCAAAAACACTCACACTAAAACAAGCTCTTGTAATCGCCGCCATTTTTGAGCTTAGCGGCGCGATATTTGCAGGATCTGAGGTTACAAATACGATTAGAAACGAGATCGTGAAATTTCCAAGCGATCTAAATCCGATGAAATTTGTCATCATTATGATCTCAGCCCTTCTTAGCTCAGGTCTTTGGCTATTTTACGCGTCCAAAAAAGGTCTGCCAGTCTCGACCACTCACTCGATAGTTGGTGGCATAGTTGGAGCAGGACTTGCTATGGGTTTTATGATAAAAGATCCCGAGCCATTTAGTATGGTTTCATGGAGTGAGATCGGTAGAATTGCCGTAAGTTGGGTCATTTCGCCACTGCTTGGCGGCGTGATGTCTTACGTTATATTTGGCTACGTAAAAAGCAAGATTATAGAACCAACACATGAACTTAAAATGAATCTAAAAGCGTTAAAAGCTGAGAGAAAAGCCTACAAAGAAAGCTTTATAAAAGCACTCAAAACAAAGCCAGCTGAGGAGCAGATAGCCACTCTTTCAAAGATCGCAGTTATCGATGAGGATGAGATCGAAACCACTGAATATAGCGAATACCGCTCAAAAATTCGCATCATGAAAGATAGCGAAAAAGAGATAGATACTTTTAAAGCGATGAAAAAGCACATCCCAATCATCGCTGGATTTGCCGCAATGGTCATCTCATCAATGATGCTTTTTAAAGGGCTTGAGCATATAAATTTAGCCTTTAGCATCATCCAAACAGTCTGGATCATCTTCGTCATCGGAGCTCTAGCATATCTTGCAAGCCTTGCTATCATAAATGTCATGAGCAAAAACGATAGCGAAAAAAGCATCAATAGAATTTTCTCATGGTTTCAAATTTTTACCGCTTCATCTTTTGCGTTTTCACACGGCGCAAACGACATCGCAAACGCAGTTGGACCATTTGCCGCTGTGCTTGATGTGCTAAAGACTGGCTCTATAAATGAAAGCTCACCCATACCAAGCATCGCAATGGTAACCTTTGGTATCTCGCTTGTCGTTGGACTTTGGTTTTTAGGCAAAGAGGTGATCACTACTATCGGCTCAAAACTAGCTGAAATTTTACCTACGACCGGCTTTAGCGCCGAGCTTGCCTCAAGTATCGTCATACTTCTAGCCACAAAGCTTGGCATACCAGTTAGCTCGACGCATATCCTAATAGGTGCAGTTTTAGGCATCGGCATCGTAAATAAAAATGCAAACTGGAAAATGGTAAGACCAATCATTCTTGCTTGGCTCATCACGCTTCCTGCTGCTGCTATCTCATCAGCTATATTTTATTTTGCTCTTGCTAAATTTTTAGGCGTTTAG
- a CDS encoding ATP-dependent Clp protease ATP-binding subunit: MADITENLTAQMQEALEKGISLAIFSKNPQVVPLHIFWALLADSNSILNQVFNKMNVSKDAVELEVKSKISSLPSSSNVTKDNVSVSRELINSLENAKALMVSMGDSYIAVDTWIISSLELSEIKQILSKFCDILEIKKNLESIRGGKKIDSQTGDDTLDSLEKFGIDLTQKALNKELDPVIGRDEEITRMMQILIRKSKNNPILLGEPGVGKTAIVEGLAQKIVARDVPTSLANKRVIALDMSAVVAGAKYRGEFEDRLKAVIDEVKKAGNIILFIDEIHTIVGAGASEGGMDAANILKPALARGELHAVGATTLKEYRKYFEKDAALQRRFQPIDVKEPSVNEALQILRGIKERLEVHHGITITDSALVAAARLSDRYIANRFLPDKAIDLIDEAAAELKMQIESEPYELSKIKREIVTLQVEKEALKMEDADKNKERLGEIEKEIADLNEKKLALDTKFENEKAVFGGISKATKEIDSLKSQAEIAKRNGDLQKAAEIEYGKIADAKKHKHELEEKWEHMKKEGVLLKNQVDEELVAEILSKWTGISVKKMLTSEKEKYLHIEEHLRESVVGQDDALHALARAVKRNKAGLNEGQRPIGSFLFLGPTGVGKTQSAKALAKFLFDDEKALIRFDMSEYMEKHSVSRLLGAPPGYVGYDEGGQLTEAVRRRPYSVILFDEVEKAHKDVFNILLGILDDGRATDNKGVTVDFKNTIIILTSNIASNFIMELKGEDRDVAVKNELKNYFKPEFLNRLDDTIIFNPLNEQGLISIIEIMFKELEKTLHNRGIKAVLSEEAKKFIAKAGFDIVYGARPLRRALYELVEDKIADMILKDELESGDEITIDSDGEKIIIKKK; the protein is encoded by the coding sequence ATGGCTGATATAACAGAAAATTTAACAGCTCAGATGCAAGAAGCTCTTGAAAAAGGTATTAGTTTAGCGATATTTTCTAAAAATCCGCAAGTTGTTCCACTTCATATTTTTTGGGCTTTACTTGCAGATAGTAATTCTATTTTAAACCAAGTGTTTAATAAAATGAATGTAAGTAAAGACGCTGTCGAGCTTGAAGTAAAAAGTAAAATTTCTTCACTTCCAAGTAGCTCAAACGTTACAAAAGATAACGTTTCAGTTTCAAGAGAGCTTATAAATTCTCTTGAAAATGCAAAAGCTTTGATGGTAAGCATGGGCGATAGCTACATAGCTGTTGATACATGGATCATCTCATCTCTTGAGCTTAGTGAGATCAAACAAATTTTAAGTAAATTTTGTGACATCTTGGAGATCAAAAAGAACCTTGAGAGCATAAGAGGTGGCAAAAAGATAGATAGCCAAACTGGCGATGATACTCTTGATAGCTTAGAGAAATTTGGTATCGATCTAACGCAAAAAGCGCTAAATAAAGAGCTTGATCCAGTCATTGGCCGTGATGAAGAAATCACTAGAATGATGCAAATTTTAATAAGAAAGAGTAAAAACAACCCTATCTTGCTTGGTGAGCCAGGCGTTGGTAAAACAGCCATCGTTGAGGGCTTAGCTCAAAAGATAGTCGCTCGTGATGTGCCAACAAGCCTTGCAAACAAGCGTGTCATCGCACTTGATATGAGTGCAGTTGTGGCTGGCGCAAAGTATAGAGGTGAGTTTGAAGATAGGTTAAAAGCTGTCATCGACGAGGTGAAAAAAGCTGGTAACATCATACTTTTTATAGATGAAATTCACACCATAGTAGGAGCTGGTGCGAGCGAGGGTGGAATGGATGCTGCAAATATCCTAAAACCAGCTCTTGCACGTGGCGAGCTTCACGCTGTTGGTGCGACGACATTAAAAGAATACAGAAAATACTTTGAAAAAGATGCAGCACTTCAAAGACGCTTCCAGCCGATAGACGTTAAAGAGCCAAGCGTAAATGAGGCGCTTCAAATTTTACGTGGCATAAAAGAGCGTCTTGAAGTTCATCACGGCATCACGATAACAGATAGTGCGCTAGTTGCCGCTGCAAGACTAAGTGACCGCTATATCGCAAACCGCTTCTTGCCAGATAAGGCGATAGACCTTATAGATGAGGCAGCAGCTGAACTTAAGATGCAAATAGAAAGCGAGCCATACGAGCTTTCAAAGATAAAACGCGAGATCGTAACGCTTCAAGTAGAAAAAGAAGCTCTAAAGATGGAGGATGCTGATAAAAACAAAGAAAGACTTGGCGAGATCGAAAAAGAGATAGCTGACCTAAATGAGAAAAAGCTAGCACTTGATACAAAATTTGAAAACGAAAAGGCCGTTTTTGGCGGAATTTCAAAAGCAACAAAAGAGATTGATAGTCTAAAATCACAAGCTGAGATAGCAAAAAGAAATGGCGATCTTCAAAAGGCTGCCGAGATAGAATACGGCAAGATAGCTGACGCTAAAAAGCACAAACATGAGCTTGAAGAAAAATGGGAGCACATGAAAAAAGAGGGCGTGCTTCTTAAAAATCAAGTCGATGAAGAGCTTGTAGCTGAAATTTTGAGCAAATGGACTGGAATTTCAGTTAAGAAGATGCTAACAAGTGAAAAAGAGAAGTATCTGCACATCGAAGAGCATCTAAGAGAGAGCGTTGTCGGTCAAGATGACGCATTACACGCACTTGCACGTGCTGTAAAAAGAAACAAAGCAGGGCTAAATGAGGGTCAAAGGCCTATTGGTTCGTTTTTATTTCTTGGACCAACAGGCGTTGGTAAAACTCAGTCAGCTAAAGCTTTGGCTAAATTTTTATTTGACGATGAGAAGGCGCTTATCCGCTTTGATATGAGCGAATATATGGAAAAACATAGCGTGAGTAGGCTTCTTGGTGCGCCTCCAGGATATGTAGGCTACGATGAAGGCGGTCAGCTAACAGAGGCAGTTCGCAGAAGACCATACTCAGTCATACTTTTTGACGAGGTTGAAAAGGCCCACAAAGATGTATTTAACATACTTCTTGGCATACTTGATGATGGACGTGCTACTGATAACAAAGGTGTAACGGTTGATTTTAAAAACACTATCATCATTTTAACTTCAAACATCGCTTCAAATTTCATAATGGAGCTAAAGGGTGAAGACCGCGATGTGGCTGTTAAAAACGAGCTTAAAAACTACTTTAAACCTGAGTTTTTAAATAGGCTTGATGATACTATCATCTTTAATCCTCTAAATGAACAAGGCCTAATCTCTATCATTGAGATCATGTTTAAAGAGCTTGAAAAAACTCTTCACAACCGCGGTATCAAGGCAGTTTTGAGCGAAGAGGCCAAGAAATTTATTGCAAAAGCTGGCTTTGACATAGTTTATGGCGCAAGACCTCTTAGAAGAGCGCTTTATGAGCTGGTTGAAGACAAGATCGCTGATATGATCTTAAAAGATGAGCTTGAAAGTGGCGATGAGATTACCATTGATAGCGATGGTGAGAAGATCATCATTAAGAAAAAATAA
- a CDS encoding S41 family peptidase, whose product MGEILNKFSRFFALKITGALLISSVAVNALFAKSEDEASAKLEALSKLTKTISTVEKYYVDDIKFKEIIDKAIAGLMQNLDAHSSFLNEKAYKDMQVQTSGEFGGLGITVGMKDSALTVISPIEDTPADKAGIKSGDIILRIDGNSTIGTTIDEAVNKMRGKPKTPITITILRKGEQKPFDVKIIRDLIKVESVYAKMIENDNILYVRVTNFDKNVVTKVKEAIKEYPKASGIILDLRNNPGGLLNQAVDLVDLFVDNGVIVSQKGRDASENVEYKASASKTLSKLPLVALVNGGSASASEIVSGSLQDHKRAVIIGENTFGKGSVQVILPIDDTEALRLTIARYYLPSGRTIQAVGVTPDVVVHPGKVPQSDDSAFSIKESELKAHLKSELNKINPTSEGNKTEAKDDKKIITQKKVDEDIQLKTAIDTIKILKIKQ is encoded by the coding sequence ATAGGAGAAATTTTGAATAAATTTAGTAGATTTTTTGCACTAAAAATTACAGGTGCCTTGCTTATCTCAAGTGTAGCAGTGAATGCACTTTTTGCAAAGAGTGAAGACGAAGCAAGTGCGAAGCTTGAAGCACTTTCAAAGCTTACAAAAACAATTTCAACCGTTGAAAAATACTATGTTGATGACATTAAATTTAAAGAGATCATCGATAAAGCCATTGCTGGTTTAATGCAAAATTTAGATGCCCACTCAAGCTTTTTAAATGAAAAAGCTTACAAAGATATGCAGGTGCAAACAAGTGGAGAATTTGGTGGCCTTGGCATAACAGTTGGTATGAAAGATAGCGCACTAACCGTTATCTCACCGATAGAAGATACCCCAGCTGATAAAGCAGGTATAAAATCAGGCGATATTATCTTAAGGATAGATGGCAACTCAACTATCGGTACAACGATAGATGAAGCTGTAAATAAAATGCGCGGCAAGCCAAAAACTCCAATAACTATCACAATTTTGCGAAAAGGTGAGCAAAAACCATTTGATGTAAAGATCATAAGAGATCTTATAAAGGTTGAGTCTGTCTATGCAAAAATGATAGAAAATGACAACATTCTTTACGTGCGTGTCACAAATTTTGACAAAAATGTTGTTACAAAGGTAAAAGAAGCGATCAAAGAGTATCCAAAAGCAAGTGGCATCATACTTGATCTTAGGAATAACCCTGGCGGACTTTTAAATCAAGCTGTTGATCTAGTTGATCTTTTTGTAGATAACGGCGTCATCGTCTCTCAAAAAGGTCGCGACGCATCTGAAAATGTAGAGTATAAAGCAAGTGCTAGTAAAACTCTTTCAAAACTACCACTTGTTGCACTAGTAAATGGTGGAAGTGCTAGTGCTAGCGAAATCGTAAGTGGCTCACTTCAAGACCATAAACGTGCTGTAATAATCGGCGAAAATACCTTTGGAAAAGGCAGCGTTCAAGTAATCCTACCAATAGACGATACAGAAGCATTAAGGCTAACCATCGCAAGATACTACTTGCCAAGTGGCAGAACTATCCAAGCAGTTGGCGTAACACCTGATGTAGTCGTGCATCCTGGTAAAGTGCCGCAAAGCGACGATAGTGCATTTAGCATCAAAGAAAGTGAGCTAAAAGCGCACCTAAAAAGCGAGCTAAACAAGATAAATCCTACAAGTGAGGGCAATAAAACTGAAGCAAAAGATGATAAAAAGATAATTACGCAAAAAAAAGTTGATGAAGATATTCAATTAAAAACGGCAATTGACACGATCAAAATTTTAAAAATAAAACAATAA
- the purC gene encoding phosphoribosylaminoimidazolesuccinocarboxamide synthase: protein MQKRELIYEGKGKKMYATDDANLLVAEFKDDLTAFDAQKRGNEAGKGALNNKISTQLFKLLESKGIVTDLVETISDTEQVVKKCEIIPLEVVVRNIATGSLSKRLGIKEGTVLPFTLVEFYYKNDDLHDPLVTDEHCIIMGLVKSEKDLQTLRHTAREINSILFKFFAERDLKLVDFKIEFGIDKDGNIILADEISPDSCRFWDAKTNEKLDKDRFRQDLGSVKVAYEEVLRRILS, encoded by the coding sequence ATGCAAAAAAGAGAGCTTATTTACGAGGGAAAAGGTAAAAAAATGTATGCCACAGACGATGCAAATTTACTTGTGGCTGAATTTAAAGACGATCTAACAGCATTTGATGCTCAAAAAAGAGGCAACGAAGCTGGTAAAGGCGCATTAAATAATAAAATTTCAACACAGCTTTTTAAGCTTTTGGAGAGTAAAGGCATCGTGACTGACTTAGTTGAGACCATCAGCGACACTGAGCAAGTAGTTAAAAAATGCGAGATCATACCTCTTGAAGTTGTTGTGAGAAATATCGCAACTGGTTCACTAAGCAAAAGACTTGGTATAAAAGAAGGCACAGTTCTACCTTTTACACTTGTTGAGTTCTACTACAAAAATGACGATTTGCACGATCCGCTAGTTACTGATGAGCACTGCATCATCATGGGTCTAGTAAAGAGCGAAAAAGATCTTCAAACTCTAAGACACACAGCTAGAGAGATCAACTCTATATTATTTAAATTTTTTGCCGAAAGAGATCTAAAACTAGTTGATTTTAAAATAGAATTTGGTATCGACAAAGACGGCAATATCATTCTAGCTGATGAGATAAGCCCTGATAGTTGTAGATTCTGGGATGCTAAAACCAATGAAAAACTTGACAAAGATAGATTTAGACAAGACCTTGGTAGCGTAAAAGTCGCTTACGAAGAAGTTTTAAGAAGAATTCTTTCTTAA
- the purS gene encoding phosphoribosylformylglycinamidine synthase subunit PurS produces the protein MKAVVNIALRSGVLDPAGKAVEHALNSLGFSGVSNVRIGKQIVLDIDESDKAKANEQLKVMCEELLANTVIEDYEIVL, from the coding sequence ATGAAAGCTGTTGTAAATATAGCATTAAGAAGTGGGGTCCTTGACCCTGCTGGCAAAGCAGTAGAGCATGCTTTAAATTCTCTTGGATTTAGCGGTGTATCAAATGTCAGGATAGGCAAACAAATCGTTTTAGATATCGACGAGAGCGATAAAGCTAAAGCGAATGAGCAGCTAAAAGTGATGTGTGAAGAGCTTTTAGCAAATACCGTCATCGAAGACTATGAGATTGTGCTATGA
- the purQ gene encoding phosphoribosylformylglycinamidine synthase I, whose protein sequence is MKVAIILFPGTNCEEDTAHAFKLLGCQTQIIWHKEDKIDADLVVLPGGFSYGDYLRTAAIAKFSPAMQAVKEHAKKGGYILGICNGFQMLLELGLLKGAMRRNENLNFVSKYHHLKVISNNNKFLANLAKNEVVNIPIAHGEGNYYTDENTLKGLYDNDQVLLKYCDAKGNEINPNGSVDSIAGICDESKRIFGLMPHPERACEKILGTDDGMKMLKGLVW, encoded by the coding sequence ATGAAAGTAGCGATAATACTTTTTCCTGGCACAAACTGCGAAGAAGATACAGCTCACGCATTTAAATTACTTGGATGCCAAACACAGATCATTTGGCACAAAGAAGATAAAATAGATGCTGATCTAGTCGTACTTCCAGGTGGTTTTAGCTATGGAGATTATCTAAGAACAGCTGCAATAGCCAAATTTAGTCCAGCTATGCAAGCTGTAAAAGAGCATGCAAAAAAAGGTGGCTATATCTTAGGAATTTGCAATGGTTTTCAGATGCTGCTTGAGCTTGGGCTCTTAAAGGGTGCAATGAGAAGAAATGAAAATTTAAATTTCGTCTCAAAATATCACCACCTAAAGGTAATCTCAAATAACAATAAATTCTTAGCAAATTTAGCCAAAAATGAAGTAGTAAATATCCCTATCGCTCATGGCGAGGGCAACTATTATACTGACGAAAACACTCTAAAAGGCCTTTACGACAACGATCAAGTATTGCTAAAATACTGTGATGCTAAAGGCAACGAAATAAATCCAAACGGCTCAGTCGATAGCATAGCTGGAATCTGCGATGAAAGCAAAAGAATATTTGGACTTATGCCTCATCCAGAGCGTGCTTGTGAGAAAATTTTAGGTACAGATGATGGTATGAAGATGCTAAAAGGTCTAGTTTGGTAA
- a CDS encoding SH3 domain-containing protein, with protein sequence MVKHFLFIALLVLNLFAVNTDEVSVFDMMDEAREDKFVNSPTSNPKTQKPPKEQDFSRKFVSPQPERITPEQMRNIVPTNEPDISVPDNQVYDKIKVKELLLKATNVPKNVVIGEIFSVEIVADTQNDFEFEFETQLDETNIKWLNKKNFQWVKSEGNQYVGTFYLEATSIDAKTLKVSLTLKRNGENYQNSSINIFLPKLKELRSDENYNHIVADNLEVKKFKTTKFDDINNIMVVEIYGNNVDLSAFNIENKTILKQGVDTINGDFNSQSAYYFAVFKPNKKSLDFNYYNLKKAKFESFSLPVSVEDDDVSTQIGLNPKQSEFSTYKDVMIYSCAVIFILLAIWRRRLSYFFVAAIFIALGIYTYNPFGKAVLKPDVSVTILPTKNSTVFYTSRKNENVEILDTKDDYSKILFADGKIGWVKKDNLVKN encoded by the coding sequence TTGGTAAAACATTTTCTTTTTATCGCCCTACTCGTACTAAATTTATTTGCTGTAAATACCGACGAAGTAAGCGTTTTTGATATGATGGACGAAGCTAGGGAGGATAAATTTGTAAATAGCCCTACTTCAAATCCAAAAACTCAAAAACCACCAAAAGAACAAGATTTTTCAAGAAAATTTGTGTCACCACAGCCAGAACGTATCACTCCAGAGCAGATGCGAAACATCGTGCCAACAAACGAGCCAGATATTAGTGTCCCAGACAATCAAGTATATGATAAGATCAAAGTAAAAGAGCTTCTTTTAAAAGCCACAAATGTGCCAAAAAATGTTGTTATAGGAGAAATTTTTAGTGTTGAGATAGTGGCTGATACGCAAAATGACTTTGAGTTTGAGTTTGAGACACAGCTTGATGAAACAAATATCAAATGGCTAAATAAGAAAAATTTTCAATGGGTAAAAAGCGAAGGCAATCAATATGTAGGTACTTTTTATCTTGAGGCAACAAGCATTGACGCAAAGACTTTAAAAGTTAGCTTAACCCTAAAAAGAAATGGTGAAAACTATCAAAACTCTAGCATAAATATCTTCTTGCCAAAGCTAAAAGAGCTTAGAAGCGATGAGAACTACAACCATATCGTGGCCGATAATCTTGAAGTTAAGAAATTTAAGACAACAAAATTTGATGATATAAATAATATCATGGTTGTAGAAATTTATGGTAACAACGTAGATCTAAGTGCTTTTAATATAGAAAATAAGACAATCTTAAAGCAAGGCGTAGATACGATAAATGGCGACTTTAACTCACAAAGCGCATATTATTTTGCAGTATTTAAGCCAAATAAAAAATCGCTTGACTTTAATTATTACAACCTAAAAAAAGCCAAATTTGAAAGCTTTTCGTTGCCAGTAAGTGTCGAAGATGACGACGTCAGCACACAAATCGGACTAAACCCAAAACAAAGCGAGTTTAGCACCTATAAAGATGTCATGATCTACTCTTGTGCGGTAATTTTTATATTATTAGCTATTTGGCGCAGAAGGCTTAGCTACTTTTTCGTAGCAGCCATTTTTATAGCACTTGGAATTTACACCTACAACCCTTTTGGCAAAGCAGTGCTTAAGCCAGATGTGAGTGTCACTATCCTTCCAACTAAAAATTCAACTGTTTTTTACACATCTCGTAAAAATGAAAATGTTGAAATTTTAGATACAAAAGACGACTACTCAAAAATTTTATTTGCGGACGGTAAAATCGGCTGGGTAAAAAAGGATAATCTTGTCAAAAATTAG
- a CDS encoding lysophospholipid acyltransferase family protein, which translates to MILSKIRALFFAIEFVISVVLVVFFMWLFNDKNRAIRKFWGRSQRFFGGYKLEVIGDFSDEANILLINHQSMLDIIVIEELHPKNVCWIAKAQIGKIPIIGKILSLPKMIAVERENKHSLIKLLSEAKDRVENGRVLAIFPEGTRSQTNKLLPFKGGAKMLVEKLNLKVQPIVIVGSDAMKVKEFSFKKADIKLFCLDLVDTSKENWLEATRESMQKVLDENRK; encoded by the coding sequence ATAATCTTGTCAAAAATTAGAGCTTTATTTTTTGCTATTGAGTTTGTTATCAGCGTTGTTCTAGTCGTCTTTTTTATGTGGCTATTTAATGACAAAAATAGAGCCATAAGAAAATTTTGGGGAAGGTCGCAAAGGTTTTTTGGTGGATATAAACTTGAAGTGATAGGCGATTTTAGTGATGAAGCAAATATCTTACTCATAAACCACCAAAGCATGCTTGATATCATCGTCATCGAAGAGCTTCACCCAAAAAATGTTTGCTGGATCGCAAAGGCACAGATCGGTAAAATTCCTATAATTGGTAAAATTTTAAGCTTGCCAAAAATGATAGCAGTTGAGCGTGAAAATAAACACTCACTTATAAAGCTTTTAAGCGAAGCAAAAGATAGGGTTGAAAATGGTCGCGTTTTAGCGATATTTCCCGAAGGAACTAGATCTCAAACCAATAAGCTTTTGCCTTTTAAAGGTGGCGCAAAGATGCTAGTTGAAAAGCTAAATTTAAAAGTTCAGCCTATCGTTATTGTAGGAAGCGATGCGATGAAAGTAAAAGAATTTAGCTTTAAAAAAGCAGATATCAAGCTCTTTTGCCTTGATTTAGTCGATACTTCAAAAGAAAACTGGCTAGAGGCTACTAGAGAGAGTATGCAAAAAGTCCTAGACGAAAATAGAAAATAA